CCGGCGTCCTGCTCGACGTCACCAGCCAGCGCCAGGCCCAGGACGCGCTGCGCGTCGCCGAGGAGCGCTACCGCACCCTGATCGCCTCGATGGACGAGGCGTTCGCGATCGTGCAGGTGCTGGTCGACGATGACGGCAAGCCGGTGGACTACCGTTTCGAGGAAGTCAACCGCGCGCTGGAGGATCAGTCGGGGCTGGTCAATGCCGCCGGCAAGACCATCCGCGAAATGGTGCCGGACATCGAATCGCGCTGGATCGAGCTGTACGGCCGCGTGGCCCTGCAGCGCGAGCCGGCCCGCTTCACCGAGCATTCGGCGGCGATGGGCTACTGGTGGGACGTGTACGCCACGCCGATGGGCGAGCCGCACGAGCGCCGCCTGGCGATCCTGTTCACCGACGTCACCGCCAAGAAGCGCGCCGAGGAAAGCCTGCGCCAGCTGGCCGCCGACCTGTCCGAGACCAACCGCCGCAAGACCGAGTTCCTGGCCACGCTGGCGCACGAGCTGCGCAATCCCCTGGCGCCGATGCGCACCGGACTGGACCTGTTGCGCATGGCGGGCCGCAACGGCCAGGCGGCGCCGGCCGGCCAGGGCAACGAGCGGGTGCTGGACATGATGGACCGCCAGCTCAAGCAGATGGTGCACCTGATCGACGACCTGATGGATGTCTCGCGCATCAACAGCGGCAAGATCGAGTTGAAAAAAGAGCGCATCGACTTGCGCGAGGCGATCAGGAACGCGGTCGAAGCGGCCACCCCGGCGGTCCAGGCGGCCGGCCACGTGCTGGCCGTCGAGCTGCCGGCGCAAGCGCTGGCGGTGGACGCCGACGCCACGCGCCTGGCCCAGATCCTGGGCAACCTGCTGACCAACGCGGTCAAGTACACGCCCGGTGGCGGCCGCATCCGCGTGGCGCTGCGCCAGGAGGACGGCGCGGCGCTGGTGGCCATCAGCGACACCGGCCTGGGCATCGCGGCCGAGGAACGGCGCCACGTGTTCGACATGTTCAGCCAGGTCTCGCGCAACATGGGCCGCGCCCAGGGCGGACTGGGGATCGGCCTGTCGCTGGTGCGCAGCCTGGTCGAGATGCACGGCGGGACGATCGGCGTCGAGAGCGGAGGACCCGGCCAGGGCAGCACCTTCACGCTCACGCTGCCGCTGCCGCAGGACGCCGTGGCGGCGCTGCCGGCCCCGCGCCGGGACGGCGCCGCCGCGGCCGGCGCCGACGCCGGCCTGCGCATCGTCGTGGCCGACGACAACGTCGACGCCGCGTTCATGCTCGGCAGCGTGCTGGAAGCGATCGGGCACCGGGCCGAAGCCGTGCACGACGGCCTGAGCGCGGTACGCAAGATCGTCGCCGACAAGCCGGACCTGGCCATCGTCGACATCGGCATGCCCGGCCTGAACGGCTACGAGGTGGCCAAGCAGATCCGCTCCTTGCCGGAGATGGCCGGCACGCTGCTGGTGGCCTTGACCGGCTGGGGCGGTGAACTGGACCGCAGCCGTTCCGACGACGCCGGCTTCGACGCCCACCTGACCAAGCCGGCCGGCCTGGAAGAGCTGGGCGGTATCCTCGAGCGCGCGCGCGCGCGCCGCGCCTAGTTGCTCTTCAGGGGTGGTTCAACCTGCCCTTGAGCGCCAGCATGCGCTCCACCGGCGGGCAGGCGCGCAGGCGCTCGCGCCACCAGCGCAGCGCCTGGCCTTCCTCGCCGCTGCGCCAGGCCATGTACAGGGTTTCGTCCGGCTTGGGCTCCTCGACTTCCTTTTCGACCAGGCGGCCGCGATCGATGTCCGGGCGCGCCCAGGGTTCGGGCAGGAAGCCGAAGCCCAGGCCGGCCAGCTGGAAGTCGTACTTGGTCTGCATGTCGGGCACGCTCAAGGTGTCCTGGCCGAACAGCAGGCCCACCGTGCGCGCCTGTAGCAGGCGCACCGAATCGGCCACCGACACCGCGCGGTGTTCGGCCAGGTCGGCCTTGTCCAGGCGGCGCCCGATGGCGGCCAGCGGATGCGTGGGCGCGACCGCGAACACGAAGCGCAGCGTGCCGATCGGCTCGGCCGTGTAGCCGCCGCCGGACGGGCCTTCGCCGGCGGCGCCGACCAGCAGGTCGACGCGCCGGTCGAGCAGGCTTTCCCAGGCGCCCGACAGGGCTTCCTTGACGATGCGCAGGCGGGTCTGGTCGGCCGCTTCGTAAAAGGCGCGGATGTCGTCCTGCAGGCCGAGCGGGGCCAGGGCCGAATCCATCCCGAGCGTGAATTCGGTCTCCCAGCCGGAAGCGACCCGGCGTACCCGGCTTTCCAGGTCGCCGGCGGCCTTGAGCAGGTAGCGGCCTTCGCGCAGCAGCTCCTCGCCGGCGGCGGTGAGCACCACGCGCGGGCCGAAGCGCTCGAAGATCTGCACGCCGAGGTCTTCCTCGAGCTTGGCGACGGTGTACGAGATCGTCGAGGGCACCCGGAACAGTTCCTTGGCCGCAGCCGAGAAGCTGCCGCGGCGGGCGATGGTGTCGACGGTGAGGAGGGCATCGAGGCTGATTCTGAGCATTCCGGCATGCTACCAAAAAAGCCCGGCTTTCTCACCCGTCTTCACCCCTGCATGAAGACCAGGATGCCGGCGTTGATCACCTCGGCGAGGGCGCCGTGCGGCAGCAGGCGCGCCTTTTCGGCACGAAAGTTCGCCAGGCGGTAAGCTTGGCGCATGAGAGAGCGCACATGCTGAACGACACCTTCGACGCCGCCGCGCCCGGCCACGGCTTCAACCGCGCCTGGACCCGCGTGCTCGGCGCCGGCCACCTCACGCTCGGGCTGATGACGCCGCGCGCGCGCGCGCGACGTCCCTTTGGTCGTCCCGCAGGGCAGCACGCGCGAGGCGGCGGTGCTGGACGATCCCTTCATCTGGCTGGCGGCGCTGGCGGCCGCCGCGCCCGGCGTGGCGATCGGCACGGCGGCGGCAGTGCTGCCGCTGCGCCACCCGCTGCACGTGGCCAAGGCGGCCTGGTCGCTCGACCGGCTCAGCGGCGGGCGCCTGATCCTCGGCCTCGGTTCCGGCGACCGGCCCGAGGAGCTGACCGCGTTCGGCGCCGTGGCCGCGCCCGAGATCCTGTTCCGCGAACGCTGGGGGCTGCTGCGCGCCGCGCTGGCGCCCGCAGATGAGGTGGGCGACGATCCGGCCGCCCGCGCCATGCTGCTGGACGCCACCGGCGGCTTTCTCCCGCACCCCCCGCCGGCGCGGCGCATTCCGATGATGGCCGTGGGCAGCGCGCGCCAGTCGCTGCAATGGATTGCCGCCAACGCCGACGCCTGGGCGACCTACCACCGCGAGGAGGCGCGCCAGCAGGGCCGCATCGCGCTGTGGCGGCGCGCGCTGACCGAGCGCGCGGGCGGGGCGCGCAAACCCTTCGTGCAGTCGCTGCAGCTGGAATTGCTGGACGACGCGGACGCGCCGGCCGAGCCGCTCGAACTCGGCCTGCGCGCCGGCAGCCGCGCCTTGCTCGGCTATTTCGAGCGCATGGCCGCGCTGGGCGTGGCGCACATGCTGCTCAACCTGCAGGGCGCGCGCCCGGTCGCCGGGCAGCTGGAAGAGCTGGGCGCCGACGTCATTCCCCAGCTTCGAAAAAATCGATGATTGCAAGGGAAATAACTCGTTTTCCTTTCGGCGCGGCG
This genomic stretch from Massilia sp. 9096 harbors:
- a CDS encoding PAS domain S-box protein — encoded protein: MHGIAPEKRFQLLANNAIEHAMIVMDADGIIVDWSTGAARLLGWSAEEAVGQPATLIYTPEDVQTDAHRNELNTAVTLGRSSDVRWHQRKDGSVVFCDGVVSKILAEDGRTLLGFGKIMREAYSEQRNRSGKASSADSEQRSFLGAVLESVENGIVACDNQGRLTFFNEAARAIHGVEETDLPPDQWAGRYQLFRADGSALLSVAELPLYRALQGERVQATPILVQGADGSSRQVEVSGRPLRDAAGDILGAVISMNDVTALHDAQDALREVASEQGRRRVAEAAQARVRKAEEQLRVAAEAARLGIWTWNVEHDSGTWENEQMYRIFGLPPGSAIENGAQFVAERLDPDDVEAFRAALRASIEDGQRFHVVCRIRASGVDEIRWIELTGVTGATQSGVIIGTAADITERKQMEKTLEEARRRLTATLSAGEVATWVWDIQHDRIIGDANLTKLFGVEDSMMDGAPLATYFDPIHPDDVDHVSQEIQRAIDTGAPYRASYRIRQQDGSWRWVSVRGRLELDARGRPEFMAGVLLDVTSQRQAQDALRVAEERYRTLIASMDEAFAIVQVLVDDDGKPVDYRFEEVNRALEDQSGLVNAAGKTIREMVPDIESRWIELYGRVALQREPARFTEHSAAMGYWWDVYATPMGEPHERRLAILFTDVTAKKRAEESLRQLAADLSETNRRKTEFLATLAHELRNPLAPMRTGLDLLRMAGRNGQAAPAGQGNERVLDMMDRQLKQMVHLIDDLMDVSRINSGKIELKKERIDLREAIRNAVEAATPAVQAAGHVLAVELPAQALAVDADATRLAQILGNLLTNAVKYTPGGGRIRVALRQEDGAALVAISDTGLGIAAEERRHVFDMFSQVSRNMGRAQGGLGIGLSLVRSLVEMHGGTIGVESGGPGQGSTFTLTLPLPQDAVAALPAPRRDGAAAAGADAGLRIVVADDNVDAAFMLGSVLEAIGHRAEAVHDGLSAVRKIVADKPDLAIVDIGMPGLNGYEVAKQIRSLPEMAGTLLVALTGWGGELDRSRSDDAGFDAHLTKPAGLEELGGILERARARRA
- a CDS encoding LysR substrate-binding domain-containing protein, with amino-acid sequence MLRISLDALLTVDTIARRGSFSAAAKELFRVPSTISYTVAKLEEDLGVQIFERFGPRVVLTAAGEELLREGRYLLKAAGDLESRVRRVASGWETEFTLGMDSALAPLGLQDDIRAFYEAADQTRLRIVKEALSGAWESLLDRRVDLLVGAAGEGPSGGGYTAEPIGTLRFVFAVAPTHPLAAIGRRLDKADLAEHRAVSVADSVRLLQARTVGLLFGQDTLSVPDMQTKYDFQLAGLGFGFLPEPWARPDIDRGRLVEKEVEEPKPDETLYMAWRSGEEGQALRWWRERLRACPPVERMLALKGRLNHP
- a CDS encoding LLM class flavin-dependent oxidoreductase is translated as MVVPQGSTREAAVLDDPFIWLAALAAAAPGVAIGTAAAVLPLRHPLHVAKAAWSLDRLSGGRLILGLGSGDRPEELTAFGAVAAPEILFRERWGLLRAALAPADEVGDDPAARAMLLDATGGFLPHPPPARRIPMMAVGSARQSLQWIAANADAWATYHREEARQQGRIALWRRALTERAGGARKPFVQSLQLELLDDADAPAEPLELGLRAGSRALLGYFERMAALGVAHMLLNLQGARPVAGQLEELGADVIPQLRKNR